Part of the Candidatus Bathyarchaeota archaeon genome is shown below.
ACACTAATTTACTTTAATATGAGGGATGGTTGATGAATGTCTTCGAAGCGATCAAAACCAGAAGAAGCATCAGAAAGTATAAGCCTGACCCTGTTGAGAAGGAGAAGCTGGAAAAGATCTTAGAGGCAGGTAGGCTGGCCCCATCAGCCGCAAACAGGCAACCATGGCACTTCATAGTCGTAACCGATCCCACAGTGAGGGAGGCTCTGAGGCTCGCACATGAGAGTGACTGGTCCGTCAGAAGCACTAGCCAAGTATTGAAGGCCCCAGTTATCATAGTGGTATGCGCTGAACCAGAAGCTGCATGGAGAAGGAACGATGGGGAGGAGTATTGGAAGATTGACGCTGCAATAGCGATGCAGAATATGGTGCTGACCGCAACTGATGAAGGGTTGGGGACATGTTGGATAGGGGCCTTCAATGAGGAGAATGTGAAGAAGGTTTTGAAGATTCCACCGGAGATAAGAATAGTAGCTCTAACCCCATTAGGATACCCTGCAGAGTCGAAAGGAATTGTCTCCGACAGGAGACCTTTAGCCGAAATAATACATTACGATCGATGGTAAAACACCGAACATTTAGAAATTTCCTGTTAAAGCTCCATGGAAACCAATTTATAAGATCTCTTATTTAGTGTAACGTTTGAGGTTTGAGTTACGATGTTCCAGAACCTTACCAAGTTGCTGATACAGGTGATTGTCAGCGTAATAATTCTCTCTCCCATTCTGTGGATCGTGGGCAGGACGATTGTCGGGGGGAGGAAGGCAAGATTCTCCGATGCCCTATGGATTGTTGCCCTCGGAATAATAATCAACTCATTCATCGGAGCGTACGTCCACGGCATTCTCGGTTTCATAGTGACCTTGATAGTTTGGCTTGCATTGATAAAACACTTCTTCGACACAGGCTGGGGGACAGCAATAGTAATAGCCGTGATAGCGATAATTGTTCTGGGGATAGTTGCATTGATTCTAGCCTTCCTCGGCTTAGCATTCATATCTGGAATGGGAGTTATGAAAGGAATACTATGATTAGAGCTAAAGCATCTCCAATCAACATGGAGATGCCAAAAGTTCCCTTTTTTTTAAAAAAAAAGATTTACCGTTAACACTTATTGAATTCAGTTACGAATCTGGGAGGGAAGCATCCTCTACGAACAAGATTGATCAACATGTCTAGCTTGCGCCTTGCGTATGCAGATGTCTCATAGTCAATCCATCCGCTCTTTAAGGCCTCTTCAAACTCCTCTTCATCAAGAATAGCAGTGTCTAGACTGGTCGATATCCAAAGGTCAAGAAACAAATCTACTATTCTCAAAGTATTTCGGCCGACTATTTTAGGAGGTTTAATGATGTCGCAGTAATATCCCTTCAAGGCCCCTTTGAGATCGTAAACTTTTCCAACATCATAAGATTCGCCTTTGAAGACAAACCAGATGACACGGTAACCATCATCTAGGACAACCTTATCCTTAATTATGATAGGCCTCTTAGGATGCGCAACCCCTTCAGAGACTATTACACTCCCATCCATGTAAAGCAACTTGTTGTTATAGATTGAAATTTTGTCCGGTGGCCTAACATATTCTACCACTATGTAACTTTCAGTTTGATTGTTTTCCATTTATAAGTTAACCAGCCAAATAATACCAGCCTATTTCTTTAATAGCTCGTAGACAATTCCTCTTGAATGCCTTTCAAAAATTTAAAATATGTGATCTCACTCAGGCCGGAGGAGGTGTCTACAATGAATAGAACGAAGCTGAATGCGATAGTTAATATTCTGTCACTTGTCTTATTCTTGATCTCTCTGGTTTCAGGTCTTGTCCTATGGCAGATTTTACCCAGTGGCGATGGTTTAGGGTTTAGGGGAGGCCTAGGGTCCAGAGGAAGAATCTTCATGAACATTACGCGTAATGAATGGTTAGATTTACATAATTACTCAAGCATACTCTTCGCATGTTCAGTTGCAGTACACTGTTTGCTACATTGGAGATGGTTTAAGTCAGTGATGAAGATTCTTGGTGGTGAAAGTTGATATCGATCATAGGTGCAGGTAAGGTTGGCAGCGCCTGCGCACTAAATATAATTCGTATGAATATTGCGGATGTGACGCTTGTCGACGTTCAGGGAGGTCTGGCTGAGGGTGAGGCACTTGATATGAGACATGCCTCACCATCCTTTGGGTTCGATAGAGTCGTTAAAGGTACGACAAGGTTTGAGGATATAGCTGGGTCTGAGGTTGTCATTGTAACAGCTGGCTACCCTAGGAAACCAGACACCTCAAGAAGAGATCTCGCTCAAGGCAACGCTAGGATAGTCTCCTCAGTAGCTCAGGAGGTATCTCGTTATGCTCCTGAGAGTGTTATATTAGTGGTTACGAATCCTGTGGACGCCATGACCTACATAGCATACATAAAGTCAGGGTTTCCCAGAAACAGGGTTTTAGGGATGGGGGGGATACTTGACACATTAAGATACCGTACTTCGATAGCTTCCGAACTTAATGTTTCAAGTGAGGATGTTCAGGGCCTTATTATTGGAGAGCATGGAGACCTGATGATCCCACTTACAGAATATACGGCAATCTCAGGTATACCTGTAAAGAAGCTTCTCAAGCCAGAGAGGTTGAGTGAGATAATTGAGAGGGCCAGGTTCAGCGCCATGGATGTCATCAAGTTGAAAGGGGCTACGGTCCATGCGCCTGCCTCAGCAGTTTCAATGATGGTTGAGAGCATAGTGAAGGGGAGGAATAGGTTAACCGTTGCTTCAGTGATTCCTGATGGAGAGTATGGTTTGAAAGATGTATCGATAGGCCTCCCAGTAATCTTGGGAAGGAATGGCGTCGAGAGGATAGTTGAACTTGAACTTGACGACGATGTGAAAAGTAGACTCGTCGAAGCCGCATCATCGATACAGTCAGTGATATCACAGATACAGCAAATCTAAATTTGACGGATAGCCGGCCAATCCTACAACTTAAGAGGCAAAATCAATAAAAAATTATGGTATGCTGATTTACCGTGAGTAGTGGCGAGGGCCGCCTCGAGCCCACACTCAGTTTATTCGACGCTATCTCGATAGGTCTGGGAGCTATCATAGGCGGCGGAATATTCGTTGTGACCGGCATAGCAGCTGGCCTGGCAGGTCCAGCCCTCATACTCTCAATATCGATAGCTGCAATTATCTCACTAGTGACAG
Proteins encoded:
- a CDS encoding DUF4405 domain-containing protein translates to MNRTKLNAIVNILSLVLFLISLVSGLVLWQILPSGDGLGFRGGLGSRGRIFMNITRNEWLDLHNYSSILFACSVAVHCLLHWRWFKSVMKILGGES
- a CDS encoding malate dehydrogenase; this translates as MISIIGAGKVGSACALNIIRMNIADVTLVDVQGGLAEGEALDMRHASPSFGFDRVVKGTTRFEDIAGSEVVIVTAGYPRKPDTSRRDLAQGNARIVSSVAQEVSRYAPESVILVVTNPVDAMTYIAYIKSGFPRNRVLGMGGILDTLRYRTSIASELNVSSEDVQGLIIGEHGDLMIPLTEYTAISGIPVKKLLKPERLSEIIERARFSAMDVIKLKGATVHAPASAVSMMVESIVKGRNRLTVASVIPDGEYGLKDVSIGLPVILGRNGVERIVELELDDDVKSRLVEAASSIQSVISQIQQI
- a CDS encoding DUF402 domain-containing protein, whose amino-acid sequence is MENNQTESYIVVEYVRPPDKISIYNNKLLYMDGSVIVSEGVAHPKRPIIIKDKVVLDDGYRVIWFVFKGESYDVGKVYDLKGALKGYYCDIIKPPKIVGRNTLRIVDLFLDLWISTSLDTAILDEEEFEEALKSGWIDYETSAYARRKLDMLINLVRRGCFPPRFVTEFNKC
- a CDS encoding nitroreductase family protein translates to MNVFEAIKTRRSIRKYKPDPVEKEKLEKILEAGRLAPSAANRQPWHFIVVTDPTVREALRLAHESDWSVRSTSQVLKAPVIIVVCAEPEAAWRRNDGEEYWKIDAAIAMQNMVLTATDEGLGTCWIGAFNEENVKKVLKIPPEIRIVALTPLGYPAESKGIVSDRRPLAEIIHYDRW